In the genome of Nocardia sp. NBC_00416, one region contains:
- a CDS encoding TetR/AcrR family transcriptional regulator, giving the protein MTAPDPSKSARRTELLDLAADLFAERGVRATTVRDIADAAGILSGSLYHHFSSKEGMVDEILRGFLDELFGRYREIVTAGLSSRATLEALVLASYESFDRSHAAVAIYQSEAKRLRAAERFAYIDDYNREFRELWRRVLTSGVSDGSFRPELDIDLAYRFLRDTVWVAVRWYQPGGGSVTVETLAKQYLTIVLDGLTVPGHTD; this is encoded by the coding sequence GTGACCGCACCCGACCCCTCGAAATCGGCCCGGCGAACCGAACTGCTCGACTTGGCGGCCGACCTGTTCGCCGAACGGGGCGTGCGCGCCACCACGGTGCGTGATATCGCAGACGCGGCCGGCATCCTCTCCGGCAGCCTCTACCATCACTTCTCCTCGAAAGAGGGCATGGTGGACGAGATCCTGCGTGGATTCCTCGACGAACTGTTCGGACGCTACCGCGAGATCGTGACCGCCGGGCTGAGTTCGCGAGCCACACTCGAAGCTCTGGTGCTGGCCTCCTACGAATCGTTCGACCGCTCCCACGCCGCAGTCGCCATCTACCAGTCCGAGGCCAAACGACTCCGGGCCGCTGAGCGATTCGCCTACATCGACGACTACAACCGTGAATTCCGGGAGTTGTGGCGCCGGGTGCTCACCAGCGGCGTATCCGACGGCAGCTTCCGTCCCGAACTGGATATCGATCTCGCCTACCGCTTCCTGCGTGACACGGTGTGGGTAGCGGTCCGCTGGTATCAGCCGGGCGGCGGGTCGGTCACCGTCGAAACCCTCGCCAAGCAGTACCTCACCATCGTGCTCGACGGGCTCACCGTGCCGGGCCACACCGATTAG
- a CDS encoding MarR family winged helix-turn-helix transcriptional regulator — protein MQPNPVTDVNDTVVDLLVTAGRLTRAAGTLSVDDLPRATVRALAVLDEHGSLRVSEFARIDRTSQPTATTLIARLVGEGYASRHRDPDDSRAVVVQLTPAGRARLAATRASMRAALSGPLPGFDTERLTGLAADLRELLAAIRESAGDHTQPRKHR, from the coding sequence GTGCAGCCGAACCCGGTGACCGATGTGAACGACACCGTCGTCGATCTCCTGGTCACCGCGGGTCGGCTCACGCGGGCGGCGGGCACGCTCAGCGTCGACGACCTGCCGCGCGCCACCGTGCGAGCACTCGCAGTGCTCGACGAACACGGTTCACTGCGCGTCAGCGAATTCGCTCGTATCGACCGCACATCACAACCCACGGCGACCACGCTCATCGCCCGGCTGGTGGGGGAGGGATACGCCTCCCGGCATCGCGACCCGGACGACTCACGCGCTGTCGTCGTACAACTCACGCCGGCCGGGCGTGCCCGGCTCGCCGCCACCCGCGCATCCATGCGCGCGGCGCTATCCGGTCCGCTACCCGGTTTCGACACCGAACGCCTGACCGGACTCGCCGCCGACCTGCGGGAACTACTGGCGGCGATACGGGAATCGGCCGGAGACCACACGCAACCGAGGAAACACCGATGA
- a CDS encoding acetyl-CoA C-acetyltransferase, with product MGEAYVIDAVRTPVGKRNGALAQVHPADLGAAALQGLLGRNPIDPARVDDVIVGCVDNVGPQAGNIGRTIWLAAGYPEEVPGVTVDRQCGSSQQAINFGAQAIMSGTAEVIVAGGVQNMSAIPISAAMIAGKEYGFDSPFVGAKGWDHRYGTGEVSQFRGAQMIAEKWGISREDMEHWALRSHERARAAIKAGRFDNEIVPVGDFWIDQGPRETSLEKMASLPALEEGSPLTAAVASQISDGASATLLASDWAVEEYGLTPRARIIHVSARGADPLYMLTAPIPATKWALEKTGLTIDDIDVVEINEAFAPVVLAWLKETGADPEKVNVNGGAIALGHPLGATGAKLFASLLNELERVNGRYGLLTICEGGGTANATIIERLDR from the coding sequence CTGGGCGAGGCGTATGTGATCGATGCGGTGCGCACCCCGGTCGGCAAGCGCAACGGCGCGCTGGCGCAGGTGCACCCGGCCGATCTCGGCGCGGCCGCGCTGCAGGGCCTGCTCGGGCGCAATCCGATCGACCCGGCGCGGGTCGACGATGTGATCGTCGGCTGTGTGGACAATGTCGGCCCGCAGGCCGGCAATATCGGTCGCACCATCTGGCTGGCGGCCGGATATCCGGAGGAGGTTCCGGGGGTCACCGTGGACCGGCAGTGCGGGTCCAGTCAGCAGGCCATCAACTTCGGCGCCCAGGCGATCATGAGCGGTACGGCCGAGGTGATCGTGGCCGGCGGCGTGCAGAACATGAGCGCCATCCCGATTTCCGCGGCCATGATCGCGGGCAAGGAGTACGGCTTCGATTCGCCGTTCGTCGGCGCCAAGGGCTGGGATCACCGCTACGGCACCGGCGAGGTGTCCCAGTTCCGCGGCGCCCAGATGATCGCCGAGAAGTGGGGGATCAGCCGCGAGGATATGGAGCACTGGGCGCTGCGCAGCCACGAGCGGGCGCGCGCCGCCATCAAGGCGGGCCGGTTCGACAATGAGATCGTGCCGGTGGGCGACTTCTGGATCGACCAGGGGCCGCGTGAGACCAGCCTGGAGAAGATGGCCTCGCTGCCGGCGCTGGAGGAGGGCAGCCCGCTCACCGCCGCGGTCGCCTCGCAGATCTCCGACGGCGCCAGCGCCACGCTGCTCGCCTCGGATTGGGCGGTCGAGGAGTACGGGCTGACCCCGCGGGCCCGGATCATCCATGTCAGTGCCCGTGGCGCCGACCCGCTGTACATGCTCACCGCACCCATTCCCGCTACCAAGTGGGCGCTGGAGAAGACCGGTCTGACGATCGACGATATCGACGTGGTCGAGATCAACGAGGCGTTCGCTCCGGTGGTGCTGGCCTGGTTGAAGGAGACCGGCGCCGACCCGGAGAAGGTGAACGTGAACGGCGGAGCGATCGCGCTGGGGCATCCGCTGGGCGCGACCGGGGCGAAACTGTTCGCGTCGCTGCTCAACGAGCTCGAGCGGGTCAACGGCCGCTACGGCCTGCTCACCATCTGCGAGGGCGGCGGTACCGCCAACGCGACGATCATCGAACGTCTGGACCGCTGA
- a CDS encoding MFS transporter yields the protein MSTTTRTADAPPTSTSTGQPKAVWAVAFASVIAFMGIGLVDPILKPIGEQLDASPSQVSLLFTSYMLVTGVAMLITGVVSSRFGAKKTLLAGLALIIVFAALAGMSGTVGQIVGFRAGWGLGNALFIATALATIVGAASGGVAKAIILYEAALGIGIATGPLLGGVLGGISWRGPFFGVSVLMAVAFVAIVVLLPEGPRAAKPTSLAAPFKALRHRGLLVVSLTALLYNFGFFTLLAYTPFPLDMGTYAIGFIFCGWGILLAVASVFFAPKLQARFGTLPMIAVAVALFAADLAVMAMFAEHKPVLIGGVILAGLFLGVNNTLITEAVMISAPVERSTASAAYSFVRFAGGAAAPWLAGKLGEHSISLPFWVGAACTAVGVVVLLLGRSALAHIDDHDPAPHSVEEAQAVTVGD from the coding sequence ATGAGCACCACGACCAGGACGGCCGACGCGCCGCCGACCAGCACATCGACCGGGCAGCCGAAGGCAGTCTGGGCCGTCGCCTTCGCCAGCGTTATCGCGTTCATGGGCATCGGCCTGGTCGACCCGATTCTCAAACCCATCGGTGAACAGCTCGACGCTTCGCCTTCGCAGGTATCGCTGCTGTTCACCAGCTATATGCTCGTCACCGGCGTGGCCATGCTCATCACGGGCGTCGTCTCCAGCCGGTTCGGAGCCAAGAAGACGCTGCTGGCCGGTCTGGCGCTCATCATCGTTTTCGCGGCCCTCGCCGGCATGTCCGGAACGGTCGGGCAGATCGTCGGATTCCGCGCGGGCTGGGGTCTGGGCAACGCGTTGTTCATCGCGACCGCACTGGCCACCATCGTCGGCGCCGCCAGCGGCGGGGTCGCGAAGGCCATCATCCTCTACGAGGCGGCGCTGGGTATCGGTATCGCCACCGGTCCGCTGCTGGGCGGGGTCCTGGGCGGAATCAGCTGGCGCGGTCCGTTCTTCGGAGTTTCGGTGCTGATGGCCGTCGCGTTCGTCGCGATCGTCGTGCTGCTGCCCGAGGGGCCGCGCGCCGCGAAACCGACCTCGCTGGCGGCGCCGTTCAAAGCGCTGCGGCACCGCGGGCTGCTGGTGGTCAGTCTGACCGCCCTGCTGTACAACTTCGGGTTCTTCACTCTGCTCGCCTACACGCCCTTCCCGCTGGACATGGGCACCTACGCGATCGGCTTCATCTTCTGCGGCTGGGGCATTCTGCTGGCCGTCGCCTCGGTGTTCTTCGCGCCGAAGCTACAGGCACGCTTCGGCACCCTTCCGATGATCGCCGTGGCAGTCGCGCTGTTCGCCGCGGATCTGGCGGTGATGGCGATGTTCGCCGAGCACAAGCCCGTACTGATCGGTGGAGTGATCCTGGCCGGGCTGTTCCTGGGTGTGAACAACACGCTGATCACCGAAGCTGTGATGATCTCCGCTCCGGTGGAACGGTCGACCGCGTCGGCCGCCTACAGCTTCGTCCGGTTCGCCGGCGGCGCCGCCGCGCCGTGGCTGGCCGGCAAACTCGGCGAGCACAGCATCTCGCTCCCGTTCTGGGTGGGTGCGGCATGTACCGCGGTAGGCGTGGTGGTCCTGCTGCTCGGACGCTCCGCGCTCGCCCATATCGACGACCACGACCCGGCCCCGCACAGTGTGGAAGAAGCGCAGGCCGTCACGGTTGGTGACTGA
- a CDS encoding DUF427 domain-containing protein, producing the protein MTEAQRDEVRVETIQKRVRAYFGGHLVADTVRPALVWENPYYPAYYIPVADMRAKLEPDGNTRVSARRGEGIGHDVVVDGATAAGAALRYPDSPSPELRDLVRLDWDAMDEWFEEDEPIYVHPRSPYTRVDILASSRHVRVELDGVTLADSRSPRILFETGLPARFYLPLTDIRMDLLRPSQTHTSCPYKGNADYWNVRIDDTEYPDLVWIYRTPTPESQKVAGLACFYNEKVDVYIDGELEERPRTPFGD; encoded by the coding sequence ATGACCGAAGCGCAGCGAGACGAGGTCCGGGTCGAGACGATCCAGAAAAGGGTGCGGGCCTACTTCGGCGGGCACCTGGTCGCCGACACCGTGCGTCCCGCCCTCGTCTGGGAAAACCCCTACTATCCGGCCTACTACATCCCAGTCGCCGATATGCGCGCGAAACTCGAACCCGACGGCAACACTCGCGTCTCGGCTCGCCGTGGCGAGGGAATCGGGCACGACGTCGTGGTCGACGGCGCCACCGCCGCCGGCGCCGCGCTGCGCTACCCGGACTCACCGTCACCGGAACTACGTGACCTGGTGCGCCTGGACTGGGACGCGATGGACGAATGGTTCGAGGAGGACGAACCGATCTATGTACACCCACGCAGTCCCTACACGCGGGTGGACATCCTGGCGAGCTCACGGCACGTTCGGGTGGAACTGGACGGCGTGACGCTCGCGGATTCACGATCCCCCCGGATCCTGTTCGAAACCGGGCTGCCCGCCCGCTTCTACCTGCCGCTCACCGATATCCGGATGGACCTGCTGCGGCCCTCGCAGACCCACACCAGCTGTCCGTACAAGGGCAACGCGGACTACTGGAACGTCCGGATCGACGACACCGAATACCCGGACCTGGTGTGGATCTACCGAACTCCGACACCGGAGAGTCAGAAGGTCGCGGGGCTGGCCTGCTTCTACAACGAGAAGGTCGATGTGTACATCGACGGGGAACTCGAGGAACGGCCGCGGACTCCTTTCGGTGACTGA